In Elusimicrobiota bacterium, one genomic interval encodes:
- a CDS encoding F0F1 ATP synthase subunit epsilon: MDLHIDIVTPDRLVMQGLADSVIVPAADGELGILPNHAPLLAQLQPGQIHLRRGDLVELFAISGGYVEIRENRVLVFAETAEMAREIDVERARQAAERAKAALREPESDIQVLQAEAALRRALARLHAYEEIQQNTSHSRVKR; the protein is encoded by the coding sequence ATGGATCTTCATATCGATATCGTAACGCCGGATCGATTGGTGATGCAGGGTCTGGCCGATTCGGTAATTGTTCCAGCGGCTGACGGAGAGCTCGGAATTTTGCCGAATCATGCGCCGTTGTTGGCGCAACTCCAGCCCGGCCAAATTCATTTGCGTCGTGGGGATCTGGTGGAGTTGTTCGCGATTTCCGGCGGCTATGTTGAAATCAGGGAAAACCGTGTTTTAGTTTTTGCTGAAACCGCTGAGATGGCTCGGGAAATTGATGTCGAGCGCGCGCGACAGGCTGCGGAACGTGCCAAGGCTGCCTTGCGGGAGCCTGAAAGTGATATCCAGGTTTTGCAGGCTGAGGCAGCGCTGCGTCGCGCGCTGGCGCGTCTGCATGCGTATGAGGAAATTCAGCAAAACACATCGCACTCACGAGTAAAAAGATAA
- the atpD gene encoding F0F1 ATP synthase subunit beta: MSTGKVIQVIGPVVDVEFAPGKLPAIYNAIHIPLPTQNPSGEKNRLTVEVASHLGDNQVRTIALGPTEGLQRGMEAIDTGGPLMVPVGRSCLGRLMNVLGEPKDERGPIQTKDRSPIHKPAPAFVDQETNPQIFETGIKVIDLLEPYQKGGKVGLFGGAGVGKTVIIMELINNVAKQHGGVSVFGGVGERSREGNDLWLEMQESKLSDGSPVLSKTVLVYGQMNEPPGSRARVGLTALTQAEYFRDVEGADTLLFIDNVFRYVLAGAEVSALLGRMPSAVGYQPTLATEVGVLQERITSTKKGSITSIQAIYVPADDLTDPGVATTFQHLDATTVLSRSIVELGIYPAVDPLDSTSRILDPKIIGEEHYQTARAVQKILQRYKDLQDIIAILGIDELSEEDKLTVARARKIQKFLSQPFFVAENFTGQPGRYVPLKDTIRSFREIIEGKHDQLPEQAFFMVGGIEEVLEKAKKLQAEGA, translated from the coding sequence ATGAGCACAGGTAAAGTCATCCAGGTAATCGGTCCGGTCGTGGATGTGGAGTTCGCCCCCGGAAAACTTCCGGCCATTTATAACGCGATTCATATTCCGTTGCCAACCCAAAACCCATCCGGGGAAAAGAACCGTTTGACGGTGGAAGTCGCTTCCCATCTCGGGGATAACCAGGTGCGGACCATTGCTTTGGGGCCGACCGAAGGCCTGCAGCGCGGCATGGAGGCGATCGATACCGGCGGGCCCTTGATGGTGCCGGTGGGACGATCGTGTCTGGGTCGCTTGATGAATGTACTGGGCGAGCCGAAAGATGAGCGCGGCCCGATTCAAACGAAAGACCGGTCTCCGATTCATAAGCCGGCTCCTGCTTTTGTCGATCAGGAGACGAATCCGCAAATTTTTGAAACTGGAATTAAAGTTATCGACTTATTGGAGCCCTATCAGAAAGGCGGCAAGGTCGGGCTCTTTGGCGGTGCCGGTGTCGGCAAAACCGTCATTATTATGGAACTCATCAATAATGTGGCCAAGCAACATGGCGGTGTATCGGTGTTCGGCGGGGTGGGGGAGCGCAGCCGTGAAGGGAATGATTTGTGGCTGGAAATGCAGGAGTCGAAGTTGTCGGACGGTTCGCCGGTCCTTTCGAAAACCGTTCTGGTTTACGGGCAGATGAATGAACCGCCGGGGTCTCGCGCCCGCGTGGGGCTGACCGCTCTAACACAAGCCGAGTATTTCCGGGATGTCGAAGGAGCGGATACGCTGCTTTTTATCGATAACGTTTTCCGCTACGTTCTGGCGGGGGCTGAAGTCTCGGCGCTTCTGGGCCGGATGCCGTCGGCTGTGGGGTATCAGCCGACGTTGGCCACAGAGGTTGGTGTGCTGCAGGAGCGCATCACCTCGACAAAAAAAGGATCCATTACATCGATTCAGGCCATCTATGTGCCAGCGGATGATCTGACGGACCCCGGTGTGGCGACTACCTTCCAGCATCTGGACGCGACGACGGTGTTGTCCCGGTCAATCGTTGAACTTGGTATTTATCCAGCGGTGGATCCGCTGGATTCCACATCGCGCATTTTGGATCCGAAGATCATCGGGGAGGAACATTATCAAACCGCGCGGGCGGTTCAGAAGATTCTCCAGCGATACAAAGATCTTCAGGACATTATCGCGATTCTGGGGATTGATGAATTATCGGAAGAAGACAAACTCACCGTGGCCCGTGCCCGGAAGATTCAGAAGTTTCTCTCGCAGCCTTTCTTTGTCGCGGAAAACTTTACGGGTCAGCCGGGACGGTATGTGCCGCTCAAAGATACGATTCGCAGTTTCAGGGAGATCATCGAGGGGAAGCACGATCAGCTGCCGGAGCAGGCCTTTTTTATGGTTGGGGGTATCGAGGAAGTCTTAGAAAAAGCCAAGAAACTTCAGGCAGAAGGCGCTTGA
- a CDS encoding PilZ domain-containing protein yields MFQELREIFLAHHHSREVWDPENASLGRDRRLFQRVPVQIPCRIDNPYLGAEGQGTAINLSLGGVGMMTLVSWPEGSQVRVLLDSVSLILSGIIVFRMEVPGGSELRYRYGVKFQKMGFRDVVHLRRVLRKQYNGPLAVL; encoded by the coding sequence ATGTTTCAGGAATTGAGAGAAATTTTCCTGGCGCATCATCATTCGCGCGAGGTGTGGGATCCGGAAAACGCTTCGTTGGGGCGGGACCGGCGGCTTTTTCAGCGGGTTCCCGTCCAGATTCCCTGCCGGATCGATAATCCATATTTAGGCGCGGAAGGGCAGGGGACCGCGATTAATTTGAGTTTAGGCGGCGTGGGGATGATGACTTTAGTGTCCTGGCCGGAAGGCAGTCAGGTACGGGTTTTATTGGACAGTGTTTCGTTAATTTTAAGCGGAATAATCGTTTTTCGCATGGAGGTGCCGGGCGGATCGGAGCTCCGGTACCGGTACGGCGTCAAGTTCCAGAAGATGGGGTTTCGGGACGTGGTTCACTTAAGACGAGTGCTTCGGAAACAATATAACGGGCCATTGGCCGTTTTATAG
- the atpG gene encoding ATP synthase F1 subunit gamma — translation MVSLRDIRRKIKSVKSIQQITKAMKMVAAARLRKAQSRILSARPFAQGMEGLMTDLLQRLGNPDQHPLICKREGTQRALLLVTSDKGLCGAFNTNLIREALRYAKTHGLPNVHFFIVGRKGRDYFKRHGVTLRKEYVNIFNNLSFAHAEIVTQDLLEAYEKQPFVQVDMLYNEFKSAIFQKVTIKPLLPMASVASVPREPHWPDFIFEPAQEKLLDGLIRRFLKAQVYRVLLESNAAELGARMSAMDNATRNASDLMESLTLRLNRTRQAFITKEILEVVSGAEALK, via the coding sequence ATGGTGTCATTAAGAGATATCCGGCGGAAGATTAAGTCGGTTAAATCGATTCAGCAGATCACCAAGGCCATGAAGATGGTGGCGGCGGCGCGTCTGCGCAAAGCCCAGTCGCGCATTCTTTCCGCGCGACCTTTTGCTCAGGGAATGGAAGGATTGATGACGGATTTGTTGCAGCGTTTGGGAAACCCGGATCAGCATCCACTCATTTGTAAGCGGGAAGGGACTCAGCGGGCGCTCCTGCTGGTCACCTCTGATAAAGGACTTTGCGGGGCTTTCAATACGAACCTGATTCGGGAAGCGCTGCGCTACGCGAAGACGCATGGATTGCCGAACGTTCACTTTTTTATCGTTGGGCGCAAGGGCCGAGACTACTTCAAACGCCATGGCGTGACTCTCCGGAAGGAATACGTCAATATATTCAACAACTTGAGTTTTGCTCACGCTGAAATTGTGACGCAGGATCTCCTGGAGGCTTATGAGAAGCAGCCGTTTGTTCAGGTGGACATGCTCTACAATGAATTTAAATCTGCGATCTTTCAGAAAGTGACGATCAAGCCGCTGCTGCCGATGGCTTCTGTTGCGTCGGTTCCCCGGGAGCCGCATTGGCCTGATTTTATTTTTGAACCGGCTCAAGAGAAATTGTTGGATGGGCTGATCCGCCGGTTCTTGAAAGCGCAGGTGTACCGGGTGTTGCTGGAATCGAACGCAGCGGAACTGGGTGCCCGGATGAGCGCCATGGACAATGCCACGCGCAACGCCTCTGACCTGATGGAATCCTTGACGTTGCGTTTGAACCGGACGCGGCAGGCTTTCATCACCAAAGAGATCCTGGAAGTTGTCAGCGGCGCCGAGGCGCTGAAATAG
- the atpA gene encoding F0F1 ATP synthase subunit alpha, translated as MSIRSEEITSVIQQQLEGFENKLELSEVGSVLQTGDGIARIFGLKQALAGELLEFPNGVVGMVMNLEADTVGAVLLGDDHLVKEGDTVKRTGRVMEVPVGETLIGRVVNPLGQPLDGKGPVKTTRTRLVEVIAPGIIERQPVKEPLQTGLKAIDSMIPIGRGQRELIIGDRQTGKTAVVIDTIINQKNEPAAARPICIYVAIGQKQSTIAQVVQKLADSGAMEYTIVVAATASDPAPLQYLAPYAGCAMGEEFMWKGKAVLCVYDDLSKHAVAYRQLSLLLRRPPGREAYPGDVFYLHSRLLERACKLSDKNGGGSLTALPIIETQAGDVSAYIPTNVISITDGQIYLESGLFYAGVRPAVNVGLSVSRVGGSAQVKAMRQVAGKLRLDMAQYNNLVAFAQFGSDLDKVSQAQLSRGQRMVEILKQDQYVPMTVEKQVAILYAGVNGFIDDVAIDSVRRWESELLAFLERRSVGLLQYIREKRIIDETLKPQLETAIKEFKQGFVA; from the coding sequence ATGAGTATCCGTTCAGAAGAAATCACCAGCGTCATTCAGCAGCAACTCGAAGGATTCGAGAATAAACTCGAGCTTTCGGAAGTGGGTTCTGTCCTGCAGACCGGCGACGGAATCGCCCGTATCTTCGGGCTCAAGCAGGCTTTGGCTGGAGAGTTGCTCGAATTTCCAAACGGGGTCGTGGGCATGGTGATGAATCTGGAAGCCGATACCGTTGGCGCGGTTCTTCTGGGCGATGATCATCTGGTGAAAGAGGGCGATACCGTCAAACGGACGGGACGGGTCATGGAAGTGCCGGTGGGCGAAACGCTGATCGGTCGCGTGGTGAACCCTCTGGGACAACCGCTGGATGGAAAGGGCCCGGTCAAAACAACTCGGACCCGGCTCGTGGAAGTGATTGCCCCCGGTATTATCGAGCGGCAGCCGGTCAAAGAGCCGCTTCAAACAGGACTGAAGGCGATCGATTCGATGATCCCCATCGGCCGGGGCCAGCGCGAATTGATCATCGGTGACCGCCAGACCGGAAAAACAGCGGTCGTGATCGATACCATTATCAATCAGAAAAATGAACCGGCCGCTGCCCGGCCGATCTGTATTTACGTGGCAATCGGGCAGAAGCAATCCACTATCGCCCAGGTGGTCCAGAAGCTGGCGGATTCGGGGGCGATGGAATACACCATTGTCGTGGCCGCAACCGCTTCCGATCCGGCGCCGCTGCAGTATTTGGCGCCTTACGCCGGCTGCGCCATGGGCGAGGAATTCATGTGGAAGGGGAAGGCGGTCCTTTGCGTCTATGACGATCTTTCCAAACACGCGGTGGCCTATCGCCAGCTTTCGCTCCTGCTCCGGCGGCCGCCGGGCCGCGAAGCGTATCCGGGCGATGTGTTTTATCTGCACTCCCGGTTGCTGGAGCGGGCCTGCAAGCTTTCCGACAAAAATGGAGGCGGGTCGCTGACCGCGCTGCCGATTATTGAGACGCAGGCCGGAGACGTTTCCGCCTACATCCCGACCAATGTGATTTCGATTACCGACGGCCAGATTTATCTGGAGAGCGGTTTGTTTTACGCTGGGGTGAGACCGGCGGTCAATGTGGGGCTGTCCGTGTCCCGCGTCGGAGGAAGCGCCCAGGTCAAGGCGATGCGGCAGGTGGCGGGCAAGCTGCGCCTGGATATGGCCCAATACAACAACCTTGTTGCCTTCGCCCAGTTTGGAAGCGACCTGGATAAAGTTTCTCAGGCCCAATTGTCTCGCGGTCAGCGCATGGTGGAGATTCTGAAGCAGGATCAGTATGTGCCCATGACGGTCGAAAAACAGGTGGCGATCCTCTACGCCGGCGTGAACGGTTTTATCGACGACGTTGCGATTGATTCCGTCCGCCGTTGGGAAAGCGAACTCCTGGCCTTTCTGGAACGCCGCTCTGTGGGACTGCTTCAGTATATTCGGGAGAAGCGGATCATTGATGAGACTTTAAAACCTCAACTCGAGACTGCCATCAAAGAATTTAAACAGGGGTTTGTCGCCTGA
- the atpH gene encoding ATP synthase F1 subunit delta, with protein sequence MQESVVARKYARALFAEAKSHNQILLCQEGLEEFIRVLRLRVSLRDVLTHPFIASDGKKRLIHSVLGKWATPLLERFFYLLVSKHRFDALLAIVQEYQEEVDRYQEVQPLRVRVAFPMAEAQQQVLQANLEKWLGQKVRLDVQVDSSLIGGLVVQTQDRVLDQSLKGQLKRLRDQLIR encoded by the coding sequence ATGCAGGAGTCCGTTGTTGCGCGAAAATACGCCAGGGCGCTTTTTGCCGAGGCGAAAAGCCATAACCAGATTCTCCTCTGCCAGGAGGGCTTGGAAGAATTCATTCGCGTTCTGCGGCTGCGGGTGTCTCTCCGGGATGTGTTGACCCATCCGTTTATTGCCTCGGATGGAAAGAAACGCCTGATCCATTCGGTTCTGGGGAAGTGGGCGACGCCGCTTTTGGAGCGCTTTTTTTATCTTCTGGTTAGCAAACATCGGTTTGACGCGCTTTTGGCTATCGTCCAGGAATACCAGGAGGAGGTGGATCGTTATCAGGAGGTGCAGCCCTTGCGCGTCCGGGTAGCGTTCCCCATGGCGGAAGCCCAGCAGCAGGTACTCCAGGCGAATCTGGAAAAATGGCTGGGCCAAAAAGTCCGCCTGGATGTTCAGGTGGATTCCTCCCTCATCGGCGGTCTCGTAGTTCAGACACAGGACCGGGTGTTGGATCAGAGTTTGAAGGGACAGTTGAAACGATTGCGTGACCAATTGATTCGATAG
- the atpF gene encoding F0F1 ATP synthase subunit B — MENLLTPDKGLMFWTIVSFLALVFVLAKFAWKPLLTALRDREMGIRQAIDDAANAKLTADQLRAQYEAELAKGQSKVQDILDQAKADAQRVRDQILNESQEESRRRVSQTRRQLEEDKAKISRELRQEMAVISVKAAEKLLRHAMNPKEQDALLQEFFKDLEGPVK, encoded by the coding sequence AGTTTTCTGGCGCTGGTTTTTGTGCTCGCCAAATTCGCCTGGAAGCCGCTCCTGACCGCGTTGCGTGATCGGGAAATGGGCATTCGCCAGGCCATTGATGACGCGGCCAATGCCAAGTTGACGGCCGACCAGCTGCGGGCCCAATATGAGGCGGAATTGGCCAAGGGGCAATCCAAAGTCCAGGACATACTGGACCAGGCCAAAGCCGATGCCCAGCGGGTCCGGGATCAGATATTGAATGAATCTCAGGAAGAATCCCGCCGCAGGGTATCCCAGACGCGCCGTCAGCTGGAAGAGGATAAAGCCAAGATCTCCAGAGAACTGCGCCAGGAAATGGCCGTGATTTCCGTCAAAGCTGCAGAGAAGCTTTTGCGTCACGCGATGAACCCGAAAGAGCAGGACGCGTTGCTTCAGGAATTTTTCAAAGATTTGGAAGGGCCGGTGAAATAA